A single Saccopteryx bilineata isolate mSacBil1 chromosome 9, mSacBil1_pri_phased_curated, whole genome shotgun sequence DNA region contains:
- the ADO gene encoding 2-aminoethanethiol dioxygenase, with translation MPRDNMASLIQRIARQACLTFRGSGGGRSASDRGAVPGPEAPMPQGFPENLSKLKNLLTQVRAEDLNIAPRKATLQPLSPRMPPVTYMHIYETDGFSLGVFLLKNGTSIPLHDHPGMHGMLKVLYGTVRISCMDKLEASAGHKQRAPPPEQQFEPPLQARERDALRPGVLRSRAEYTEASGPCVLTPHRDNLHQIDAVDGPAAFLDILAPPYDPDDGRDCHYYRVLEPVRAKEATGSTCDLPREVWLLETPQADDFWCEGEPYPGPKVVP, from the coding sequence ATGCCCCGAGACAACATGGCTTCCCTGATCCAAAGGATCGCCCGCCAGGCGTGCCTCACCTTCCGAGGCAGCGGGGGCGGCCGCAGCGCTTCCGACCGCGGCGCGGTGCCAGGCCCCGAGGCGCCGATGCCGCAGGGCTTCCCAGAGAACCTGAGCAAGCTGAAGAACCTGCTGACCCAGGTCCGCGCTGAGGACCTGAATATCGCCCCGCGCAAGGCCACGCTGCAGCCGTTGTCGCCCAGGATGCCACCCGTTACCTACATGCACATCTACGAGACGGACGGCTTCAGCCTCGGCGTGTTCCTGCTCAAGAACGGCACGTCCATCCCGCTGCATGACCACCCGGGCATGCACGGCATGCTCAAGGTCCTCTACGGCACCGTGCGTATCAGCTGCATGGACAAGCTGGAGGCAAGCGCCGGGCACAAGCAGCGGGCCCCACCGCCAGAGCAGCAGTTCGAGCCACCGCTGCAGGCCCGGGAGCGGGACGCCCTCCGGCCGGGCGTTCTGCGCTCGCGAGCCGAGTACACCGAAGCCAGCGGCCCCTGCGTCCTCACACCGCACCGGGACAACCTGCACCAGATCGATGCTGTGGACGGGCCCGCCGCCTTCCTGGACATCCTGGCCCCGCCCTACGACCCTGACGACGGCCGAGACTGTCACTATTACCGGGTGCTGGAACCCGTCAGGGCCAAGGAGGCCACCGGATCGACCTGTGACCTGCCTCGAGAGGTGTGGCTCTTGGAGACCCCGCAGGCCGATGACTTCTGGTGCGAGGGGGAGCCCTATCCAGGGCCCAAGGTTGTCCCTTGA
- the EGR2 gene encoding E3 SUMO-protein ligase EGR2 isoform X2, protein MNGVAGDGMINIDMTGEKRPLDLPYPSSFAPVSAPRNQTFTYMGKFSIDPQYAGASCYPEGIINIVSAGILQGVTSPASTTASSSVTSASPNPLATGPLGVCTMSQTQPDLDHLYSPPPPPPPYSGCAGDLYQDPSAFLSAPTTSTSSSLAYPPPPSYPSPKPTTDPGLFPMIPDYPGFFPSQCQRDLHGTAGPDRKPFSCPLDSLRVPPPLTPLSTIRNFTLGGPSAGAAGPGASGGSEGPRLPGSSSAAAAAAAYNPHHLPLRPILRPRKYPNRPSKTPVHERPYPCPAEGCDRRFSRSDELTRHIRIHTGHKPFQCRICMRNFSRSDHLTTHIRTHTGEKPFACDYCGRKFARSDERKRHTKIHLRQKERKSSAPTSVPVASTASCTGGTQAGVPLCSSNSSSIGGGSLATCSSRTRTP, encoded by the exons ATGAACGGAGTGGCCGGAG ATGGCATGATCAACATTGACATGACTGGCGAGAAGAGGCCCCTGGATCTCCCATATCCCAGCAGCTTCGCTCCTGTCTCTGCACCCCGAAATCAGACCTTCACTTACATGGGCAAGTTCTCCATTGACCCCCAGTACGCTGGTGCCAGCTGCTACCCAGAAGGCATCATCAATATTGTGAGTGCAGGCATCCTGCAAGGGGTCACCTCCCCAGCTTCAACCACAGCCTCATCTAGCGTCACCTCTGCCTCTCCCAACCCACTGGCCACAGGACCCCTGGGTGTGTGCACCATGTCCCAGACCCAGCCTGACCTGGATCACCTCTACtctccaccgccaccaccacctccttatTCTGGCTGTGCAGGAGATCTCTACCAGGACCCTTCAGCGTTCCTGTCAGCACCCACCACTTCCACCTCTTCCTCTCTGGCCTATCCACCGCCTCCTTCTTACCCGTCCCCCAAGCCAACCACGGACCCAGGTCTCTTTCCCATGATCCCAGACTATCCTGGATTTTTCCCATCACAGTGCCAGCGAGACCTGCATGGTACAGCTGGCCCAGACCGCAAACCCTTCTCCTGCCCCTTGGACTCTCTGCGAGTTCCCCCTCCACTCACTCCACTCTCTACCATCCGCAACTTTACTCTGGGGGGCCCCAGTGCTGGGGCCGCAGGGCCAGGGGCCAGTGGAGGCAGCGAGGGACCCCGGCTGCCTGGCAGCAGCTCAGCAGCAGCTGCTGCCGCTGCCTATAACCCACACCACCTGCCGCTGCGGCCCATTCTGAGGCCTCGCAAGTACCCCAACAGGCCCAGCAAGACGCCAGTGCATGAGAGGCCCTACCCGTGCCCAGCAGAAGGCTGTGATCGGCGCTTTTCCCGCTCCGACGAACTAACGCGGCACATCCGCATCCACACGGGGCACAAGCCCTTCCAATGTCGGATTTGCATGCGCAACTTCAGCCGTAGTGACCACCTCACTACCCACATCCGCACCCACACTGGCGAGAAGCCCTTTGCCTGTGACTACTGCGGCCGCAAGTTCGCCAGGAGTGATGAGAGGAAGCGTCACACCAAGATCCACCTGAGACAGAAGGAGCGCAAGAGCAGTGCCCCCACCTCCGTGCCAGTGGCCTCCACGGCCTCCTGCACCGGGGGCACGCAGGCTGGAGTGCCCCTgtgcagcagcaacagcagctccATTGGTGGAGGGTCCCTGGCCACTTGCTCCTCTAGGACCAGGACACCCTGA
- the EGR2 gene encoding E3 SUMO-protein ligase EGR2 isoform X1, translating into MRVGFPSEASSCRWSARGPRDRPDRRRSGLAHVLSDNIYPVEDLAATSVTIFPNAELGGPFDQMNGVAGDGMINIDMTGEKRPLDLPYPSSFAPVSAPRNQTFTYMGKFSIDPQYAGASCYPEGIINIVSAGILQGVTSPASTTASSSVTSASPNPLATGPLGVCTMSQTQPDLDHLYSPPPPPPPYSGCAGDLYQDPSAFLSAPTTSTSSSLAYPPPPSYPSPKPTTDPGLFPMIPDYPGFFPSQCQRDLHGTAGPDRKPFSCPLDSLRVPPPLTPLSTIRNFTLGGPSAGAAGPGASGGSEGPRLPGSSSAAAAAAAYNPHHLPLRPILRPRKYPNRPSKTPVHERPYPCPAEGCDRRFSRSDELTRHIRIHTGHKPFQCRICMRNFSRSDHLTTHIRTHTGEKPFACDYCGRKFARSDERKRHTKIHLRQKERKSSAPTSVPVASTASCTGGTQAGVPLCSSNSSSIGGGSLATCSSRTRTP; encoded by the exons ATGCGAGTCGGGTTCCCCTCCGAGGCGTCGTCTTGCCGGTGGTCAGCGCGGGGGCCGCGGGACCGGCCAGATCGCAGGCGGAGCGGGCTGGCGCACGTG CTGTCTGACAACATCTATCCGGTGGAGGACCTCGCTGCCACGTCGGTGACCATCTTCCCCAATGCCGAACTGGGAGGCCCCTTTGACCAGATGAACGGAGTGGCCGGAG ATGGCATGATCAACATTGACATGACTGGCGAGAAGAGGCCCCTGGATCTCCCATATCCCAGCAGCTTCGCTCCTGTCTCTGCACCCCGAAATCAGACCTTCACTTACATGGGCAAGTTCTCCATTGACCCCCAGTACGCTGGTGCCAGCTGCTACCCAGAAGGCATCATCAATATTGTGAGTGCAGGCATCCTGCAAGGGGTCACCTCCCCAGCTTCAACCACAGCCTCATCTAGCGTCACCTCTGCCTCTCCCAACCCACTGGCCACAGGACCCCTGGGTGTGTGCACCATGTCCCAGACCCAGCCTGACCTGGATCACCTCTACtctccaccgccaccaccacctccttatTCTGGCTGTGCAGGAGATCTCTACCAGGACCCTTCAGCGTTCCTGTCAGCACCCACCACTTCCACCTCTTCCTCTCTGGCCTATCCACCGCCTCCTTCTTACCCGTCCCCCAAGCCAACCACGGACCCAGGTCTCTTTCCCATGATCCCAGACTATCCTGGATTTTTCCCATCACAGTGCCAGCGAGACCTGCATGGTACAGCTGGCCCAGACCGCAAACCCTTCTCCTGCCCCTTGGACTCTCTGCGAGTTCCCCCTCCACTCACTCCACTCTCTACCATCCGCAACTTTACTCTGGGGGGCCCCAGTGCTGGGGCCGCAGGGCCAGGGGCCAGTGGAGGCAGCGAGGGACCCCGGCTGCCTGGCAGCAGCTCAGCAGCAGCTGCTGCCGCTGCCTATAACCCACACCACCTGCCGCTGCGGCCCATTCTGAGGCCTCGCAAGTACCCCAACAGGCCCAGCAAGACGCCAGTGCATGAGAGGCCCTACCCGTGCCCAGCAGAAGGCTGTGATCGGCGCTTTTCCCGCTCCGACGAACTAACGCGGCACATCCGCATCCACACGGGGCACAAGCCCTTCCAATGTCGGATTTGCATGCGCAACTTCAGCCGTAGTGACCACCTCACTACCCACATCCGCACCCACACTGGCGAGAAGCCCTTTGCCTGTGACTACTGCGGCCGCAAGTTCGCCAGGAGTGATGAGAGGAAGCGTCACACCAAGATCCACCTGAGACAGAAGGAGCGCAAGAGCAGTGCCCCCACCTCCGTGCCAGTGGCCTCCACGGCCTCCTGCACCGGGGGCACGCAGGCTGGAGTGCCCCTgtgcagcagcaacagcagctccATTGGTGGAGGGTCCCTGGCCACTTGCTCCTCTAGGACCAGGACACCCTGA